One genomic window of Deltaproteobacteria bacterium includes the following:
- a CDS encoding flavodoxin family protein — protein sequence MKVVAFNGSPRKDGNTSILIQHVFNELAKQGMETELVQLSEKELRGCIACYKCIENKDQHCAVKSDAANEYI from the coding sequence ATGAAGGTTGTTGCGTTTAACGGGAGCCCTCGAAAGGACGGCAATACATCTATCCTTATCCAACATGTTTTCAACGAACTCGCAAAACAAGGTATGGAAACCGAATTGGTGCAACTGTCGGAAAAGGAACTCCGGGGCTGCATCGCCTGTTACAAGTGTATTGAAAATAAGGACCAACATTGTGCGGTAAAAAGTGACGCAGCGAATGAGTATATCG